One genomic window of Campylobacter curvus includes the following:
- a CDS encoding HP0495 family protein — MANICDLNGKPDIKYPIFWEYKVIFDASEDANAKISQIVKDREHKVKFSKFSKDEKYASYDVSVLVFSDEERLEIFSALKHSAKYVL, encoded by the coding sequence GTGGCGAATATTTGCGATCTTAACGGCAAACCTGATATAAAGTATCCGATCTTTTGGGAGTATAAAGTGATATTTGACGCGAGCGAGGATGCGAACGCCAAAATTTCACAGATAGTAAAAGATCGCGAGCACAAGGTGAAATTCTCTAAATTCAGCAAAGACGAAAAATATGCCAGCTACGATGTGAGCGTGCTTGTTTTTAGCGACGAGGAGAGGCTCGAGATATTTTCGGCATTGAAGCATAGCGCAAAATACGTTTTATAG
- a CDS encoding helix-turn-helix transcriptional regulator — protein sequence MGSKKVFELLNLLRELVSAREISVKNYALNSGLSERTIRRYLNDLKSFFGEESIMITSRGTHSVVDKNLISTIMLPNQSEKEEFEKLIDLLHIINPGFTSILPPAYKHIDDRLSKELAQVFLIKGSPHEKNINLKILSKLEKAIKFRKYCDLYVENTWLKQIKPLKIIYCKGNWQLALIDANDTSNNGFKVIRLCFINEVALSPKTFNISAYTENFIRNLQSFWDGYKVAAYECEVAVAPCIEKYFRQKKFFSSQRIGEKFKNGWVKVIFEITRDDMILMLARRWFPHFVVLSPKSARDKFDTIIKEYEKFSNFKF from the coding sequence ATGGGAAGCAAAAAGGTATTCGAGCTTTTAAATTTACTTCGCGAGCTTGTTAGCGCCAGAGAGATCAGCGTCAAAAACTACGCCCTAAATTCCGGTCTTAGCGAGCGGACTATCAGACGATATCTAAACGATCTCAAAAGCTTTTTTGGCGAGGAGAGCATAATGATAACCTCCCGCGGCACTCATAGCGTAGTGGATAAAAATTTGATAAGCACGATAATGCTGCCAAATCAAAGCGAAAAAGAGGAATTTGAAAAGCTCATAGATCTGCTTCATATCATAAATCCGGGCTTTACCTCCATACTCCCTCCTGCATACAAACATATCGACGATAGGCTTAGCAAGGAGCTAGCGCAGGTCTTTCTCATCAAAGGAAGCCCTCATGAAAAAAACATAAATTTAAAAATTTTAAGCAAGCTTGAAAAGGCTATAAAATTTAGAAAATACTGCGACCTTTACGTCGAAAACACGTGGCTCAAACAGATAAAGCCGCTTAAAATAATCTACTGCAAAGGCAACTGGCAGCTTGCTCTCATAGACGCAAACGACACGTCAAACAACGGCTTTAAGGTCATTAGGCTTTGCTTTATAAACGAGGTGGCGCTTAGCCCCAAGACCTTTAACATAAGCGCATACACTGAAAATTTCATCAGAAATTTACAAAGCTTTTGGGACGGGTATAAGGTCGCTGCCTACGAATGCGAGGTCGCGGTCGCTCCTTGTATCGAAAAATACTTCCGTCAAAAGAAATTTTTCAGCTCTCAAAGGATCGGTGAGAAATTCAAAAACGGCTGGGTCAAAGTCATATTCGAGATAACAAGAGACGATATGATATTGATGCTCGCGCGCAGATGGTTTCCGCATTTTGTCGTGCTTAGCCCAAAAAGCGCGAGAGATAAATTCGACACTATCATCAAAGAGTATGAAAAATTTTCAAATTTTAAATTTTAG
- a CDS encoding DUF411 domain-containing protein: protein MNKILSAVLGASMFALVAFADTSMQVYKSPTCGCCGNWGKIMAKNGFESVEIKTNDLVEVKNKFHVPLELSSCHTAIVDGYVVEGHVPPAEVKRLLELKPDGVIGISVPGMPLESPGMQQGSEPEKYDVILFKKDGTQEIFATYIGDKKTAMIDLWRVKF from the coding sequence ATGAACAAAATTTTATCTGCCGTCCTTGGTGCGTCGATGTTTGCGTTGGTGGCATTTGCCGATACCAGCATGCAGGTTTATAAATCGCCCACTTGCGGATGCTGCGGTAATTGGGGCAAGATAATGGCGAAAAACGGCTTTGAGTCAGTAGAGATAAAGACGAATGATCTTGTCGAGGTAAAAAATAAATTTCATGTTCCGCTTGAGCTATCTAGCTGCCATACGGCGATCGTCGATGGATATGTCGTAGAAGGGCACGTGCCGCCGGCTGAGGTGAAGCGACTGCTCGAGCTAAAGCCTGATGGAGTCATCGGCATCTCGGTGCCTGGCATGCCGCTTGAAAGCCCCGGTATGCAGCAAGGAAGCGAGCCTGAAAAATACGATGTGATCTTGTTTAAAAAAGATGGCACTCAAGAAATTTTCGCGACTTATATCGGCGATAAAAAAACTGCAATGATCGATCTTTGGCGGGTGAAATTTTAA
- a CDS encoding tetratricopeptide repeat protein gives MKKSLILAAICATLALGTGAKDAKMTANSSADLSRISRADLEGCIIKSDEDACSRIAGNLKGGCDGGDKLACFFYADMLGRGLGVEKDAILSFELFKAQCDGGSSEACYELSVKYLQGSGTPQSFELSGEALNKACKMHNKRACAVLDLLPKE, from the coding sequence ATGAAAAAATCATTGATTTTAGCCGCTATTTGCGCGACTTTAGCGCTAGGTACCGGCGCAAAGGACGCTAAAATGACGGCAAATTCAAGCGCCGATTTAAGCCGCATATCGCGCGCGGACTTGGAGGGCTGCATAATCAAAAGCGATGAAGACGCATGCTCGCGCATAGCCGGCAATCTAAAGGGCGGTTGCGACGGCGGCGACAAGCTGGCGTGCTTTTTCTACGCCGATATGTTGGGGCGAGGTCTTGGCGTAGAAAAGGATGCGATCCTCTCCTTCGAGCTTTTCAAAGCCCAATGCGACGGCGGAAGTAGCGAGGCGTGCTACGAGCTCTCGGTCAAATACCTGCAAGGAAGCGGCACGCCGCAAAGCTTCGAGCTATCGGGCGAGGCACTAAATAAAGCCTGCAAGATGCACAACAAGCGCGCCTGCGCGGTGCTGGATCTGTTGCCTAAGGAGTGA
- a CDS encoding GNAT family N-acetyltransferase → MIVRATIQDIEGITNIYNEAILDKNASADTKPVSVQSREWWFHAHKPNRPIYVLKDDRGEISAWCALGDYYPREAYHITAEVSIYVRKSARGKGIGKKILAYVLDIAPNFGIKNVIAVIFADNEASLRLFKNFGFKEWGKLPKVCDLGGDIKDVSILGKNLNAAKI, encoded by the coding sequence TTGATAGTTAGAGCCACGATACAAGACATAGAAGGCATCACAAACATCTACAACGAAGCGATCCTGGACAAAAACGCGAGCGCAGACACAAAGCCCGTGAGCGTGCAAAGCCGCGAATGGTGGTTTCATGCGCATAAGCCAAATCGCCCGATATACGTACTAAAGGACGATCGCGGCGAAATTTCAGCCTGGTGCGCTTTGGGTGATTATTATCCGCGCGAGGCTTATCACATCACCGCAGAGGTCAGCATCTATGTGCGTAAATCGGCTCGTGGCAAGGGCATTGGTAAAAAGATTTTAGCTTACGTATTGGACATAGCTCCAAATTTTGGTATAAAAAACGTCATCGCCGTAATCTTTGCGGACAACGAGGCGAGCCTGAGGCTGTTTAAAAATTTTGGCTTCAAAGAGTGGGGCAAACTGCCAAAAGTCTGCGATCTAGGCGGGGATATAAAGGACGTCTCGATACTTGGCAAAAATTTAAACGCGGCTAAAATTTAA
- a CDS encoding HugZ family heme oxygenase — protein sequence MDAQKRAIDHMNADHSDIVCVFCEVFGKFENPTNVLMTAINEDGMEISCDQGKIFVPFLQKANVNGEGFRNEIIALYSKIKSEQRAAAKGGAHPHAVGHGHGAGAHPHGSGHPGGEKKESKAQESMMALVDSLKSLIISSVDANGDCVSSYAPFVKEGEDIFFCVSSVSQHYHTIKANPSKVSVMFIEDEKDARTILARHRLSSKCEINFVENETKRDEIFDKLQAKNPNDGSFEDIKGMKDFYIVKAVLKKGRYVKGFGAAYDVDGLEITKGLQDSDPHTKR from the coding sequence ATGGACGCACAAAAAAGAGCGATCGATCATATGAACGCCGATCATAGCGATATAGTATGCGTATTTTGCGAGGTGTTTGGGAAATTTGAAAATCCTACAAACGTGTTGATGACTGCGATAAACGAGGACGGCATGGAAATTTCATGCGATCAGGGCAAAATTTTCGTTCCGTTTTTGCAAAAGGCAAACGTAAACGGTGAGGGCTTTAGAAACGAGATAATCGCGCTTTACTCAAAGATAAAAAGCGAGCAAAGAGCGGCGGCTAAAGGCGGTGCACATCCGCATGCAGTAGGCCACGGACATGGTGCAGGAGCGCATCCTCATGGTAGCGGACATCCGGGCGGCGAGAAAAAAGAGAGCAAAGCGCAAGAAAGCATGATGGCGTTAGTTGATAGCCTAAAATCTCTCATCATCTCAAGTGTCGATGCTAACGGTGATTGCGTGAGCTCATATGCGCCGTTTGTCAAAGAGGGCGAGGATATATTTTTCTGCGTCAGCTCCGTCTCACAGCACTATCACACGATAAAAGCCAACCCAAGCAAGGTATCCGTCATGTTCATAGAGGACGAAAAAGACGCTAGAACGATCCTTGCCAGACATCGCCTAAGCTCGAAATGCGAGATAAATTTCGTCGAAAACGAGACGAAGAGGGATGAAATTTTTGACAAGCTTCAGGCCAAAAATCCTAACGACGGATCGTTTGAAGACATCAAAGGTATGAAGGATTTTTACATCGTAAAAGCCGTCCTTAAAAAGGGCAGATACGTCAAAGGCTTTGGCGCAGCATACGATGTCGATGGCTTAGAGATAACAAAAGGCCTTCAAGATAGCGATCCTCACACAAAAAGGTAA
- a CDS encoding alpha/beta hydrolase, protein MEFYMKAAVLCGILASFCSLEAKNLETAHTKTIDVAVKRVELEMISDLVYAQPPIYGYKNKALEMDIIKPVSDQPLPTVLFVPGGGFISSNKTKFFQPRVDIAQAGYAVASIEYRVAPEVTFPQPLIDVKSAVRFLRANAKRFGIDPDKIAIMGNSAGGYLSAMTGVTNGLKEFDVGENLGFSSDVKAVIDIFGLSDLNKVGQGYAEELENEHYSPSAPEALWLNGMATNSRTSGSVLDYPDRAAKANPINYVSSKTPPFLIMVGDADTRVSPVESKLMHEALLKADAKSELIIVKGAEHGGIYWAQRQISDILIKFLDENLKK, encoded by the coding sequence ATGGAATTTTATATGAAAGCCGCCGTTTTGTGCGGTATATTGGCATCGTTTTGCTCGCTTGAGGCTAAAAATTTAGAGACTGCACACACCAAAACGATAGATGTCGCCGTCAAAAGAGTCGAGCTTGAGATGATATCCGATCTCGTCTACGCCCAGCCGCCTATTTATGGCTATAAAAACAAGGCGCTTGAGATGGATATCATAAAACCAGTCTCCGATCAGCCCTTGCCGACCGTGCTTTTCGTGCCCGGGGGCGGCTTCATCTCATCAAACAAGACTAAATTTTTTCAGCCTCGCGTAGATATCGCGCAAGCCGGATACGCAGTCGCCAGTATCGAATACCGCGTCGCTCCCGAAGTCACATTTCCGCAGCCTCTCATCGATGTCAAGTCTGCGGTCAGATTTTTACGTGCAAACGCCAAGAGATTTGGCATAGACCCGGACAAGATCGCCATAATGGGAAACTCTGCGGGCGGCTATCTCTCTGCGATGACAGGCGTTACAAACGGACTGAAAGAATTTGACGTAGGTGAAAATTTAGGCTTTAGTAGCGATGTCAAGGCCGTTATCGATATTTTCGGGCTATCTGATCTTAATAAAGTCGGTCAAGGATACGCCGAGGAGCTTGAAAACGAGCACTACTCGCCCTCAGCCCCGGAGGCGCTTTGGCTAAACGGGATGGCGACGAATTCTCGCACGAGCGGCAGTGTACTAGACTATCCCGATCGTGCTGCAAAGGCAAATCCAATAAATTATGTCTCGAGCAAAACGCCGCCATTTTTGATAATGGTCGGTGATGCCGATACGCGCGTATCGCCGGTAGAGTCTAAACTGATGCACGAAGCGCTGCTAAAAGCTGACGCTAAAAGCGAGCTCATAATCGTAAAAGGCGCCGAACATGGCGGAATTTATTGGGCGCAAAGGCAAATTTCAGACATTTTGATCAAATTTTTAGATGAAAATTTGAAAAAATAA
- a CDS encoding M48 family metallopeptidase has product MRKILLTFAALAVLLTGCFTSSTQAGLVGADRRQLLLVSSETMDQSAAQAYTQTLRSARSKGELNIDPILTKRVQNIAKRLIAQTGVFRKDALKWNWQVNVINEDTINAWCMPGGRIVVYSGIIKRLDLTDAQLAAVMGHEMAHALREHSREQASTDQIKNIGIFAVAAAAGLGDAGAQALNLASEYTISLPFSRSHETEADHIGTELMARAGYDPNEAVKVWEKMTKISGGKVPEILSTHPSNESRIKDLKEIAKKLEPLYQAAVKS; this is encoded by the coding sequence ATGAGAAAAATTTTACTCACATTTGCCGCGCTCGCAGTGCTTTTGACGGGCTGCTTCACGAGCTCTACGCAAGCAGGCTTAGTAGGAGCCGACCGCAGGCAGCTACTTTTAGTATCGTCTGAAACCATGGATCAAAGCGCCGCGCAGGCCTATACGCAAACGCTAAGAAGCGCCAGATCAAAAGGCGAGCTAAATATCGATCCTATCCTAACCAAACGTGTGCAAAACATAGCAAAGCGCCTCATCGCTCAGACCGGTGTCTTTAGAAAAGACGCGCTAAAATGGAACTGGCAGGTCAATGTCATAAACGAAGATACGATAAATGCGTGGTGTATGCCGGGCGGTCGCATCGTAGTTTATAGCGGCATCATCAAAAGGCTGGATCTAACGGACGCTCAGCTGGCCGCCGTGATGGGGCATGAGATGGCGCATGCACTGCGCGAGCACAGCCGCGAGCAAGCCAGTACCGATCAGATAAAAAATATCGGTATCTTCGCTGTTGCGGCAGCTGCCGGCCTTGGCGATGCGGGCGCTCAGGCTCTAAATTTAGCCAGCGAATACACTATCAGCCTGCCTTTCTCGCGCTCGCACGAGACGGAGGCCGATCATATCGGCACCGAGCTGATGGCGCGCGCAGGATACGATCCTAACGAAGCGGTAAAGGTCTGGGAGAAGATGACTAAAATTTCAGGCGGTAAAGTGCCTGAAATTTTGAGCACCCACCCCTCAAACGAGAGCCGCATAAAGGATCTAAAAGAGATAGCCAAAAAGCTGGAGCCTCTCTATCAAGCGGCAGTGAAAAGCTAA
- a CDS encoding putative transporter yields the protein MFSSFFRSRKWALWAYGGAVFIILLLIYQTHLNVRINEWYKDFYDIMQNVKDHKIEEFWAAILQFIYIAMPYVITYMIISFFASHWVFRWREAMTFDYLEFWQRCKKEIEGSSQRIQEDVYRFAKIMESLGVQVLRATMTLIAFIPVLWALSAKVDLPYIKDIPGSLVFIALGISVGGLIISWFVGIKLPSLEYNNQKVEAAFRKELVYGEDDKINHSGSQTILELFTGLKFNYYRLFLHYGYFNIWLISFSQILVIVPYVIMGNGLFSGVITLGILVQVSNAFSQVRESFSVFIDNWTTITELRSIYKRLKEFEQNIEYKPKGA from the coding sequence ATGTTTTCATCATTTTTTAGAAGCAGGAAATGGGCTCTTTGGGCTTATGGCGGAGCAGTGTTCATCATCTTGCTTTTGATCTATCAAACACATCTGAACGTGCGTATAAACGAGTGGTATAAAGATTTTTACGACATCATGCAAAACGTCAAAGATCATAAGATAGAGGAATTTTGGGCTGCGATACTTCAGTTCATCTACATCGCGATGCCTTACGTCATCACATATATGATCATCTCGTTTTTCGCGAGCCACTGGGTATTTCGCTGGCGCGAGGCGATGACGTTTGACTATCTTGAATTTTGGCAAAGATGCAAAAAAGAGATCGAAGGCAGCTCGCAGCGTATCCAAGAGGACGTTTATCGCTTCGCCAAAATAATGGAAAGTCTAGGCGTTCAAGTCCTACGTGCGACGATGACATTGATCGCGTTCATACCCGTTCTTTGGGCTCTTAGTGCAAAGGTCGACCTACCTTATATCAAAGATATCCCGGGCTCGCTTGTGTTCATAGCTCTTGGCATCAGCGTAGGCGGGCTCATCATATCGTGGTTTGTAGGCATAAAGCTACCCTCTCTTGAATACAACAATCAAAAAGTCGAAGCCGCCTTTAGAAAAGAGCTCGTTTACGGCGAGGATGACAAGATAAATCACAGCGGCTCGCAAACGATCTTGGAGCTTTTTACGGGGCTAAAATTTAACTACTACCGATTATTTTTGCACTACGGATACTTTAATATCTGGCTCATATCGTTTTCGCAAATTTTAGTCATCGTTCCCTATGTCATCATGGGAAATGGGCTTTTTAGCGGTGTGATCACTCTTGGCATCTTGGTTCAAGTTAGCAACGCTTTCTCACAAGTCAGGGAGAGCTTTAGCGTATTTATCGACAACTGGACGACGATAACCGAGCTACGATCCATTTACAAACGTTTGAAAGAATTTGAACAAAATATCGAATACAAGCCAAAAGGAGCATAA
- a CDS encoding anion permease yields MKLIKALIVVLIGMVIWFCPHPEAVTAQAWHLFAIVVATIVGLIVQPLPIGAVAFIGVTIAVLTNVLSPKDALAGFGNTTIWLIFCAFILARGFIKTGLGRRIAYKIISLIGDSTLKISYGIVLSDLIISPAMPSSGARAGGILFPIVRGLSSALGSEPENSRKKAGAFFMQTLWQGNTITNGMFLTSMAANPLIAKLAADTFNVQISWTLWALGALVPGLISLAVIPYVLYKIYPPQIKRYPEGKAIAKKELENIGPMSYGEKVVTSVFIGALVLWATGNITGLNATTVAMLAVCVLIVFGVLSWDDVLLEKGGWDTLIWMGALITLAGGLSKLGFVKWFAGYASGAVGGISWVVALGILLLVYVYTHYFFASLTAHITAMYATFGAVAIAAQAPAYLVALVFAYASNLMMPITHYGGAPAPIIFGAGYVTQNEWWRLGFITTLVNLCIWTFIGGAWWKILGLW; encoded by the coding sequence ATGAAACTAATCAAAGCTCTCATCGTCGTTTTGATCGGCATGGTGATATGGTTTTGTCCGCACCCTGAGGCGGTTACCGCGCAGGCGTGGCATCTTTTTGCTATCGTGGTGGCTACCATCGTCGGTCTCATCGTCCAGCCGCTTCCTATCGGTGCGGTCGCATTTATCGGCGTTACGATAGCTGTTTTGACAAATGTTTTAAGCCCCAAAGATGCACTTGCGGGCTTTGGCAATACGACTATTTGGCTGATCTTTTGCGCTTTTATTTTAGCGCGCGGTTTTATTAAAACGGGACTTGGGCGCAGGATCGCTTATAAGATCATCAGCCTTATTGGCGACAGCACGCTTAAAATCAGCTATGGTATCGTGCTTAGCGACCTTATCATATCCCCAGCGATGCCAAGTAGCGGTGCAAGGGCAGGTGGAATTTTATTTCCGATCGTTCGCGGTCTAAGTAGTGCTCTAGGCTCTGAGCCCGAGAATTCGCGTAAAAAGGCGGGTGCGTTTTTTATGCAGACGCTTTGGCAGGGCAATACCATAACAAACGGCATGTTTTTGACCTCTATGGCGGCAAATCCGCTCATAGCAAAGCTCGCAGCAGACACCTTTAATGTGCAAATTTCATGGACGCTTTGGGCTTTGGGCGCTTTGGTGCCCGGTCTCATATCATTAGCCGTCATACCTTATGTGCTTTATAAAATTTATCCGCCCCAGATCAAGCGATATCCGGAGGGTAAAGCTATAGCCAAAAAAGAGCTTGAAAATATCGGTCCGATGAGCTATGGCGAAAAGGTGGTAACAAGCGTGTTTATCGGCGCGCTCGTGCTTTGGGCGACGGGCAATATCACGGGACTAAACGCCACGACGGTAGCGATGCTTGCAGTATGCGTGCTGATAGTCTTTGGTGTGCTTAGCTGGGACGATGTACTCTTAGAAAAGGGCGGTTGGGATACGCTTATATGGATGGGCGCGCTCATCACGCTTGCGGGCGGACTTAGCAAGCTTGGCTTTGTCAAATGGTTTGCAGGCTATGCTTCAGGCGCAGTTGGCGGGATATCGTGGGTCGTCGCGCTTGGAATTTTGCTACTTGTTTATGTTTATACGCACTACTTTTTTGCTAGCCTTACTGCGCACATAACCGCGATGTATGCGACATTTGGAGCGGTCGCGATAGCAGCGCAAGCTCCGGCTTATTTGGTGGCGCTCGTTTTTGCTTACGCTTCGAATTTAATGATGCCTATCACGCATTACGGCGGCGCACCCGCTCCTATAATTTTTGGCGCGGGATACGTAACGCAAAACGAATGGTGGCGGCTTGGCTTTATAACGACGCTTGTGAATTTGTGTATTTGGACTTTTATCGGCGGAGCTTGGTGGAAAATTTTAGGGTTATGGTAA
- the purB gene encoding adenylosuccinate lyase: MASSSIDSRVFGVLFASEDMKKIFSEENRVQKWLDTEAALARAQAKLGIIEPHRAEQITKFASAKLLNLDAIGENYKSSITIVPLLKEFKKVFDDDSGEFVHWGATSQDIMDNGMILQIREAHALLVKLLDKTYRECLRIAEKYKNTVMAGRTHVIHALPITFGFKVAMWAQEIKRSLDRLEEIKPRLFVGQLSGAVGTLASQEGKGFEMQRLMFEDLGLNVPVISWHPSRDHIAEFVALEALIAGTIGRIAREILSLQRTEICEVEEPFFMGKVGSSTMPHKRNPQVCESVIALTRIVRAQAPLAVEAMECENERDWGCEAVEWDCIPHASVCLAAALEKQNDILENLIVYPQNMKRNLDALKGAMLSEAVMLHLGEKLGRLSAHEIVYEVCMKAFTDGKPVIDDLLEREEVAKYFTRADLEKIMDPELYTGESAAFVDRVIADSKK, translated from the coding sequence ATGGCTTCAAGTTCTATCGACAGCAGGGTTTTTGGGGTGCTTTTCGCAAGCGAGGATATGAAGAAAATTTTCAGCGAAGAAAACCGCGTGCAAAAGTGGCTAGACACCGAGGCGGCTCTAGCTAGGGCGCAAGCAAAGCTTGGTATCATTGAGCCGCACAGAGCGGAGCAGATCACTAAATTCGCCAGCGCGAAGCTTTTGAATTTGGACGCTATAGGCGAGAATTATAAAAGCTCGATCACCATCGTGCCGCTTTTGAAGGAATTTAAAAAGGTTTTTGACGATGATAGCGGAGAATTCGTGCATTGGGGCGCTACGAGCCAAGACATAATGGATAACGGCATGATCTTGCAAATTCGCGAGGCGCACGCACTGCTGGTAAAACTTCTGGATAAAACCTACCGCGAGTGCCTAAGGATCGCCGAAAAATACAAAAACACCGTCATGGCGGGTCGCACGCACGTCATACACGCGCTTCCGATCACATTTGGCTTTAAGGTCGCGATGTGGGCGCAGGAGATCAAACGAAGCCTTGATCGCCTCGAAGAGATCAAACCTAGGCTCTTTGTAGGGCAGCTTAGCGGCGCGGTAGGCACGCTAGCGAGCCAAGAGGGCAAGGGCTTTGAGATGCAACGGCTGATGTTCGAGGACTTGGGTTTGAATGTGCCCGTCATCTCGTGGCATCCAAGCCGCGATCATATCGCAGAATTCGTAGCCCTTGAAGCGCTTATCGCGGGCACTATCGGGCGCATCGCAAGAGAAATTCTAAGCCTTCAGCGCACTGAAATTTGCGAGGTCGAAGAGCCCTTTTTCATGGGTAAGGTCGGCAGCTCTACGATGCCGCACAAGCGCAATCCGCAGGTTTGCGAAAGCGTCATCGCGCTAACTCGCATAGTAAGGGCGCAAGCGCCGCTAGCGGTCGAGGCGATGGAGTGCGAAAACGAGCGCGACTGGGGCTGCGAAGCGGTCGAGTGGGACTGCATACCGCACGCTAGCGTATGTCTTGCCGCTGCTCTTGAAAAGCAAAATGATATCTTAGAAAATTTGATCGTCTATCCGCAAAACATGAAGCGAAATTTAGACGCGCTAAAGGGTGCGATGCTAAGCGAGGCGGTGATGCTTCACCTAGGCGAGAAGCTCGGTCGCTTAAGTGCGCACGAGATCGTATACGAGGTCTGCATGAAGGCTTTTACGGACGGCAAACCGGTCATCGACGATCTGCTAGAGCGCGAAGAAGTCGCTAAATACTTCACTCGCGCGGATTTGGAAAAGATAATGGATCCCGAGCTTTACACGGGCGAGAGTGCGGCGTTTGTAGATCGCGTGATCGCGGATAGTAAGAAATAA
- a CDS encoding MFS transporter, with the protein MSAAVNVMMGFTTAFWIFFGLCMLNGIFQGMGVGPAYVILASWFSRKNRGIITATFNISHNVGGGIIAPIAGGAVAWLGQEHWQAAHFMVPAAIASIVAAIVVIFGKGRTYNEGLPPTGQILGTQKEELVETKTEETKLSSWEIFRDYILKDKNVWFVSFIDVFTYMIRFGVLTWLPLYLLQEKGFSKSDMRIAFAMFEWAAIPTTLFAGILTDTLFKGRRMPLAMLALTGVFASLFLYWGGQTLTAVTIGAAIIGCLIYVPMFLSSLQTIELVPSFAAGSATGLRGLLSYVLGSYSGTALIGYTADKLGWDYGFYLIMFAVVMCIFCCFMTHLGVLEIERKKSAKV; encoded by the coding sequence ATGTCGGCGGCGGTTAATGTTATGATGGGCTTTACGACTGCATTTTGGATATTTTTCGGACTTTGTATGCTAAACGGAATTTTTCAGGGCATGGGTGTAGGTCCTGCGTATGTTATCCTTGCTTCGTGGTTTTCTCGTAAGAACCGCGGCATAATCACCGCTACGTTTAACATTTCGCACAACGTCGGCGGCGGTATTATCGCTCCTATAGCCGGCGGTGCGGTCGCATGGCTAGGTCAGGAGCACTGGCAAGCGGCGCACTTCATGGTCCCCGCGGCGATCGCTTCCATAGTTGCGGCGATCGTGGTGATCTTCGGTAAGGGCAGGACATACAACGAGGGTCTGCCGCCTACGGGTCAAATTCTAGGCACTCAAAAAGAAGAGCTAGTAGAAACCAAAACCGAGGAGACAAAGCTTAGCTCGTGGGAAATTTTTAGAGATTATATTTTGAAGGACAAAAACGTTTGGTTCGTCTCGTTCATAGACGTTTTTACTTATATGATAAGATTTGGCGTGCTTACGTGGTTGCCGCTGTATCTACTCCAAGAAAAAGGCTTTAGCAAATCCGACATGCGTATCGCTTTTGCGATGTTCGAGTGGGCGGCGATCCCTACGACGTTATTTGCGGGAATTCTTACCGACACGCTGTTTAAAGGGCGCCGTATGCCTCTAGCGATGCTCGCGCTAACGGGCGTTTTCGCATCTTTATTTTTATACTGGGGCGGACAGACTTTGACTGCCGTAACGATAGGCGCGGCTATCATCGGATGCCTCATCTACGTGCCGATGTTTTTAAGCTCTCTTCAAACCATCGAGCTAGTTCCGTCGTTCGCTGCAGGATCCGCTACAGGGCTTAGAGGACTTTTGAGTTACGTATTGGGCAGCTACTCGGGCACGGCGCTAATAGGCTACACGGCGGATAAGTTGGGTTGGGATTACGGATTTTATCTAATCATGTTTGCCGTAGTGATGTGCATATTTTGTTGCTTCATGACTCACCTTGGCGTGCTGGAGATCGAACGAAAGAAATCTGCGAAAGTATAA
- the moaC gene encoding cyclic pyranopterin monophosphate synthase MoaC, producing MLTHIDEKNRPKMVDVSPKEPTKRVAKASGVIKMSKEAFEAVKQNTGKKGPVLQTAVVAAIMGAKKTSELIPMCHPLAILGVDCDIEELAEICAFKLYVSVKIEGKTGVEMEALTGVSVGLLTIYDMIKAIDKSMQITDIVLESKSGGKSGEYLRS from the coding sequence ATGCTTACACATATAGATGAAAAAAACCGCCCCAAAATGGTCGATGTCAGTCCCAAAGAGCCTACGAAACGCGTAGCGAAGGCAAGCGGCGTGATAAAAATGAGTAAAGAAGCCTTTGAGGCCGTGAAGCAAAATACCGGTAAAAAGGGCCCGGTGCTACAAACCGCCGTAGTCGCAGCCATAATGGGTGCGAAAAAGACGAGCGAGCTCATACCGATGTGCCATCCTTTGGCGATATTAGGGGTCGATTGCGATATCGAGGAGCTGGCTGAAATTTGCGCTTTCAAGCTTTACGTGAGCGTAAAGATAGAGGGCAAGACCGGCGTCGAGATGGAGGCGCTGACGGGCGTGAGCGTGGGGTTGCTTACTATTTATGACATGATAAAGGCCATAGATAAGAGCATGCAGATAACTGATATAGTGCTTGAGAGCAAGAGCGGAGGCAAAAGTGGCGAATATTTGCGATCTTAA